One Diabrotica virgifera virgifera chromosome 3, PGI_DIABVI_V3a genomic window carries:
- the LOC126882635 gene encoding uncharacterized protein LOC126882635 has translation MIESQLRSLETLGITADKYAAILYPLIKSCLPEDMIRLWHRSSQFLRPSGSVSMHNVEKSAEVSTLETRLSGLMSFLQNEVQNEQKINLATEGFGLSTENKYKSNNLVEKKNIKLPKQGTDQPSATAAGLINYEVDRCIFCEGQHDSINCFKAQKLSMEQKRRTLSEKKACFRCLKVRHSSKNCRARLNCILCCKSHVVLMCPDLPVNKIDTSTSSISRSEENRTEDQTLANLNNTQVFLQTLRVNIRSAHGTKQVRALIDTGSQRTYILQRTAQEMGFSAKGTENIVHTLFGGKSTSEQRHKLYKVTASEGAYSCSFDALDQPKICADVSPVYHGPWVEELSGMNISLSDVGHIAPIEILLGTDVVGKLYTGRKYQLQCGLVAVETLLGWTLMGKVPAVASNFSTSMMSIALFVDSSSVAKLWELDIIGITDPVEKLTREVAAKEAKNFFYETIRCDNEGRYEVMLPWLNKHPLISDNLVVARRRLDTTLNKLKKSNLFESYNLIFNEWLNEGVIEIVNNPEENNCVHYLPHRPVIKNTSETTKIRPVFDASSHEQGRPSLNQCLEVGPNLIELIPSVLLRFRQQRIGVVSDIRKAFLQISVHSKDRDFLRFLWVNNEGKEFVFRHRRVVFGVNCSPFLLGATIEFHLIKALEKCCNDMPYSKNTIERLMIGFYVDNCVTSVTDENELRKFVSEATAIMEEAKMDLRGLIKMTLQAAVSVDGELTLLFHINMGVRQEDVYMLFNLVLESVIM, from the exons ATGATAGAGAGTCAACTTCGTTCACTTGAGACCTTAGGCATAACTGCTGACAAATATGCGGCAATATTGTATCCCCTTATTAAGTCATGTTTACCGGAGGATATGATCAGACTATGGCATAGATCTTCACAGTTTTTAAGGCCTTCTGGTTCCGTATCCATGCACAATGTCGAAAAATCTGCAGAAGTTTCAACTTTGGAGACAAGATTAAGTGGGCTAATGAGTTTTCTACAAAATGAAGTtcaaaatgaacaaaaaattaatttagcaaCGGAAGGTTTTGGTTTATcgactgaaaataaatataaatccAATAACCTGGttgaaaagaagaatataaaattaCCAAAGCAAGGAACTGATCAGCCGTCAGCGACCGCTGCTGGGTTGATAAATTATGAGGTTGACAGGTGTATTTTTTGCGAAGGACAGCATGACAGTATCAATTGTTTTAAAGCACAAAAATTGTCTATGGAACAGAAACGACGAACATTGTCAGAAAAGAAAGCCTGTTTTCGATGTTTGAAGGTGCGACATTCTTCGAAGAATTGTAGAGCACGTTTGAATTGTATTTTGTGTTGTAAATCCCATGTTGTTTTGATGTGTCCTGATTTACCTGTTAACAAAATTGATACATCGACCTCAAGTATTAGTCGCTCGGAAGAGAATAGGACTGAAGATCAGACGCTTGCTAATTTGAATAATACACAGGTTTTTTTACAAACTCTGCGAGTAAACATAAGAAGTGCACATGGTACTAAACAAGTAAGGGCACTTATTGACACTGGATCGCAGAGAACATATATTTTACAGCGTACCGCACAAGAAATGGGTTTTTCTGCTAAAGGAACGGAAAATATCGTACATACGTTATTTGGCGGTAAAAGTACTTCTGAACAACGACATAAATTATACAAGGTAACTGCGAGTGAAGGAGCTTACTCTTGTTCATTTGATGCCTTAGATCAACCAAAAATTTGTGCAGATGTCTCTCCTGTTTATCACGGCCCTTGGGTTGAGGAACTTAGTGGCATGAATATTTCGCTCAGCGATGTCGGACATATAGCACCAATTGAGATTTTGTTAGGAACTGATGTTGTAGGCAAATTGTATACAGGGAGGAAATATCAGTTACAGTGTGGTCTTGTAGCAGTTGAAACTTTGTTAGGTTGGACTCTTATGGGCAAGGTGCCGGCAGTTGCTTCTAATTTCAGCACATCTATGATGTCGATTGCGTTGTTTGTTGATAGTTCTTCTGTGGCGAAACTCTGGGAGCTTGATATTATTGGGATAACCGATCCTGTAGAAAAATTGACACGAGAGGTGGCGGCCAAGGAGGCTAAGAATTTTTTCTATGAGACTATCCGATGTGACAACGAAGGTAGGTATGAGGTTATGTTACCTTGGTTGAACAAGCATCCTTTAATTTCAGATAATTTAGTTGTCGCTAGAAGAAGGTTAGATACTActttaaataaattgaaaaagtcCAATTTGTTTGAATcgtataatttaatattcaatgaGTGGTTGAACGAGGGTGTGATCGAAATAGTAAATAATCCCGAAGAGAATAATTGTGTGCACTATTTGCCTCACAGGCCCGTTATTAAAAATACTAGCGAAACCACGAAAATTAGGCCAGTCTTTGATGCATCATCTCATGAACAGGGTCGTCCTTCTTTGAACCAGTGTTTAGAGGTAGGGCCTAATCTTATTGAACTTATTCCTTCTGTGTTATTACGGTTCAGACAACAAAGAATAGGTGTTGTGTCGGATATTCGAAAGGCTTTTCTTCAAATTTCTGTACATTCGAAGGACAGAGATTTTTTGAGGTTCCTATGGGTAAACAATGAAGGAAAGGAATTTGTATTTCGACATAGGAGAGTTGTTTTTGGAGTCAACTGTAGTCCATTTCTTCTGGGTGCTACTATAGAATTTCATTTGATAAAGGCGCTGGAGAAGTGTTGTAATGACATGCCGTACTCTAAAAATACAATTGAAAGGCTTATGATTGGGTTCTATGTAGATAATTGTGTGACTAGTGTTACTGATGAGAATGAGTTGAGAAAGTTCGTATCAGAAGCAACTGCCATCATGGAGGAAGCAAAGATGGATTTGAGAGG CCTCATAAAAATGACGTTGCAGGCCGCAGTCAGCGTAGATGGAGAACTGACCCTCCTGTTTCACATCAACATGGGAGTGAGACAAGAAGATGTTTACATGCtattcaacctagttcttgagtCAGTCATAATGTAA